One window of Metamycoplasma arthritidis genomic DNA carries:
- the atpD gene encoding F0F1 ATP synthase subunit beta yields the protein MEDKKQKKTSTKPKIKNNAINETAISETNEMPTNMGYISQILGAVIDVRFEENKAPRILNALEVVLDDPNAPRQVLEVAQHIGNDTVRTIAMNLTIGLKRGMKVKDLGAPISVPVGKKVLSRMFNVLGEPIDTGAIEFNVKMPIHRTPPSYEEQKSTLEIFETGIKVIDLLMPYVKGGKIGLFGGAGVGKTVLIQELINNIAKEHGGLSVFAGVGERTREGNDLYHEMKASGVLDKTALVFGQMNEPPGARMRAPFTALTMAEYFRDTMGQDVLLFIDNIFRFTQAGSEVSALLGRMPSAVGYQPTLATEMGQLQERITSTNKGSVTSVQAIYVPADDLTDPAPATTFTHLDAKTVLDRDIAALGIYPAIDPLASNSRMMDPNVIGLEHYNIARKVQNILQRFKELQDIIAILGMHELSEEDKKIVARARRIRNFLSQPFFVAEKFSGYAGRYIKLADTIRSFAAILSGKYDNLPEEAFLYVGTIDDVIAKAQELGVKLDEVD from the coding sequence ATGGAAGATAAAAAACAAAAAAAGACCTCTACAAAGCCAAAAATCAAAAATAATGCCATCAATGAGACTGCAATAAGTGAAACTAACGAAATGCCAACGAATATGGGCTATATTAGTCAAATTTTAGGTGCAGTAATTGATGTTAGATTTGAAGAAAATAAAGCTCCACGAATTCTAAATGCCTTAGAAGTTGTTTTAGACGATCCCAACGCACCTAGACAAGTGCTAGAAGTCGCTCAACATATTGGTAATGATACAGTTAGAACCATTGCTATGAATCTAACTATTGGATTAAAAAGAGGAATGAAAGTTAAGGATTTAGGTGCTCCTATTAGTGTGCCGGTTGGGAAAAAAGTCCTTTCAAGAATGTTTAATGTTTTAGGTGAACCCATTGATACTGGTGCAATTGAGTTTAATGTTAAAATGCCAATCCATCGCACTCCTCCTAGCTATGAAGAGCAAAAGTCAACTTTAGAAATTTTTGAAACCGGTATTAAAGTGATTGACTTGCTCATGCCTTATGTTAAGGGAGGGAAGATTGGTCTATTTGGCGGTGCAGGTGTTGGTAAAACTGTTCTAATTCAAGAATTGATTAATAATATTGCTAAAGAACACGGCGGCCTTTCTGTTTTCGCCGGCGTTGGTGAGAGAACGCGTGAAGGAAACGACCTATATCACGAAATGAAAGCCAGTGGTGTGCTTGATAAAACTGCTTTGGTATTTGGACAAATGAACGAACCTCCTGGAGCAAGAATGCGTGCCCCTTTTACAGCGCTAACAATGGCTGAATATTTTAGAGATACAATGGGTCAAGATGTACTTCTATTTATTGACAATATCTTTAGATTTACTCAAGCAGGATCTGAGGTTTCGGCTTTACTAGGGAGAATGCCCTCTGCAGTTGGATACCAACCAACCTTAGCGACTGAAATGGGTCAGTTGCAAGAGCGAATCACTTCAACTAACAAAGGTTCAGTTACTTCGGTTCAAGCGATTTATGTTCCTGCTGATGATTTAACCGATCCCGCTCCAGCTACTACTTTTACTCACTTAGATGCTAAAACGGTTCTTGATCGTGATATTGCCGCGCTTGGTATTTACCCAGCAATTGATCCACTTGCTTCAAATTCACGGATGATGGATCCTAACGTTATTGGTTTGGAACATTACAATATCGCTAGAAAAGTACAAAACATTTTGCAACGTTTCAAAGAACTTCAAGATATTATTGCCATTCTAGGAATGCATGAACTTTCCGAAGAAGATAAAAAAATTGTTGCTCGAGCAAGAAGAATTAGAAACTTTTTATCACAACCATTCTTTGTTGCTGAAAAATTCTCTGGATATGCTGGTCGTTATATTAAATTAGCAGATACGATTCGTTCATTTGCGGCGATTCTTTCAGGAAAATATGATAACTTACCAGAAGAAGCATTTTTATATGTAGGAACAATTGATGATGTAATTGCCAAAGCCCAAGAGCTTGGGGTGAAATTAGATGAAGTTGATTAA